A DNA window from Tachysurus fulvidraco isolate hzauxx_2018 chromosome 4, HZAU_PFXX_2.0, whole genome shotgun sequence contains the following coding sequences:
- the LOC113650973 gene encoding uncharacterized protein LOC113650973: MSLLYISILWLCACVDSAEPDVTVSAQVGSTVILPCNLTEEFKPTSVIRWQFNFKTVFERSGNVTDPGPGYKGRVDVPVDKLRKGNCSLVLKNIRFTDTGIYNSFTMEHVDTNKDKMKEINRVSLSVDALQISAPVGSTAVLPCDWSHLSNKTPHVKWFTDTETVFERKGKEINQSEGHKGRVDVPEDELLKGNCSLVMNISVNDTGNYSSSMLITDTQESVLVQKVNLSVVEGSVNASGSSSKDSDSHQTGERNRIILYVVIVIIIICVSVYYGSVKVSSCLRRVTDSTEQDRNNTTTVSVLYTTVATQPQT, from the exons ATGTCCCTCCTTTATATCTCCATCTTATGGctctgtgcctgtgtgg ACAGTGCAGAGCCTGATGTTACTGTATCAGCTCAAGTGGGTTCCACAGTCATCCTGCCATGTAACCTGACTGAAGAGTTCAAACCAACATCAGTTATTAGGTGGCAGTTCAATTTTAAAACTGTGTTTGAGAGAAGCGGTAATGTTACAGATCCAGGACCAGGATATAAAGGACGTGTGGATGTTCCTGTGGACAAGCTGCGTAAAGGAAACTGTTCCCTGGTGTTGAAGAACATCAGATTTACTGATACAGGAATATACAATTCCTTTACAATGGAACATGTGGACACTAACAaggacaaaatgaaagaaattaacAGAGTTAGTCTCTCAGTCGATG CTCTTCAGATTTCAGCTCCAGTGGGTTCCACAGCTGTCCTGCCGTGTGATTGGAGTCATCTGTCCAACAAAACTCCTCACGTTAAGTGGTTTACTGAtactgagactgtgtttgaGCGAAAGGGGAAAGAGATCAATCAGAGTGAAGGACATAAGGGTCGTGTGGACGTTCCTGAGGACGAGCTGCTTAAAGGAAACTGTTCCCTGGTGATGAACATCAGTGTTAATGATACAGGAAACTACAGCAGCTCCATGttaattacagacacacaggaatcTGTCTTGGTCCAGAAGGTTAATCTGTCAGTTGTTG aggGCAGCGTTAATGCGAGCGGATCTTCATCAAAGGATTCAGACTCACACCAGActggagagagaaacaggattattttatatgttgtgatcgtaatcatcatcatctgtgtgtctgtgtactacGGCAGTGTGAAAG TATCTTCATGTCTCAGACGTGTCACCGACTCCACTGAACAG GACAGAAACAACACAACGACTGTCAGTGTGCTGTACACAACAGTCGCCACACAACCGCAGACATAA